Proteins from a single region of Punica granatum isolate Tunisia-2019 chromosome 8, ASM765513v2, whole genome shotgun sequence:
- the LOC116215885 gene encoding guanine nucleotide-binding protein alpha-1 subunit, producing the protein MLSVVIQTMGLLCSRNRGYDEADAEANAQAAEIERRIEQETKAEKHIQKLLLLGAGESGKSTIFKQIKLLFQTGFDDGELKSYIPVIHANVYQTIKILHDGSKELAQNDTESSKYVLATENKEIGEKLSEIGGHLDYPRLDKELAMEIETLWKDEAIQQTYARGYELQVPDCTQYFMENLYRLADASYIPTKDDILYARVRTTGVVEIQFSPVGENKKSGEVYRLFDVGGQRNERRKWIHLFEGVSAVIFCAAISEYDQTLFEDESKNRMMETKELFEWVLKQPCFEKTSFMLFLNKFDIFEKKILKVPLNVCEWFKDYQPVSTGKQEIEHAYEFVKKKFEELYFQSTAPACVDRVFKVYRTTALDQKLVKKTFKLVDETLRRRNLFEAGLL; encoded by the exons ATGCTGTCTGTTGTGATACAGACCATGGGATTGCTCTGCAGCAGAAATCGTGGATATGATGAAGCAGATGCTGAGGCAAATGCACAG GCTGCAGAAATTGAAAGGCGAATTGAGCAAGAAACAAAGGCAGAAAAGCATATACAGAAACTTCTCCTTCTTG GTGCTGGAGAATCAGGAAAGTCAACCATTTTTAAGCAG ATAAAGCTTCTGTTTCAAACTGGCTTTGACGATGGGGAACTCAAGAGCTATATTCCTGTCATCCATGCAAATGTTTATCAGACAATAAAA ATACTGCATGATGGGTCAAAAGAACTTGCTCAAAATGATACCGAATCCTCGAAGTATGTCTTAGCAACAGAAAATAAG GAGATTGGAGAGAAATTGTCAGAAATTGGGGGTCACTTGGATTATCCACGCCTCGATAAAGAGCTTGCGATGGAGATTGAAACTTTGTGGAAGGACGAGGCAATTCag CAAACATATGCACGTGGATATGAACTTCAAGTTCCAGACTGTACTCAGTATTTTATGGAGAACTTGTATAGATTGGCTGATGCAAGTTATATTCCTACGAAG GATGATATTCTCTATGCAAGAGTACGCACTACTGGTGTGGTAGAAATTCAGTTCAG TCCGGTCggtgaaaataagaaaagcgGAGAAGTATATAGACTCTTTGATGTTGGAGGCCAGAGAAATGAGAGAAGAAAATGGATCCATTTGTTTGAAGGTGTTTCGGCTGTAATATTCTGTGCTGCTATTAGCGA ATATGATCAAACACTATTCGAGGATGAAAGCAAGAACCGAATGATGGAGACAAAAGAACTTTTCGAGTGGGTGCTGAAGCAACCGTGCTTTGAG AAGACATCCTTTATGCTATTCTTGAATAAGTTCGATATATTCGAGAAGAAGATTCTGAAG GTACCACTGAACGTTTGCGAATGGTTTAAAGATTATCAACCAGTCTCCACAGGAAAACAAGAGATCGAACATGCATACGA GTTCGTGAAGAAGAAATTCGAGGAGTTGTATTTCCAGAGCACAGCCCCTGCCTGTGTGGATCGGGTGTTCAAGGTCTATAGGACCACTGCGCTCGATCAGAAGCTTGTGAAGAAGACTTTCAAACTCGTGGATGAGACACTGAGGAGGAGAAATCTCTTCGAGGCCGGTTTATTATGA
- the LOC116215883 gene encoding uncharacterized protein LOC116215883, which produces MLPIPSFFSLVTLWETYLRRCFTASGLSPRAVEVDSETKTTIHFWGPAVRPDPQKPSLVLVHGFGPIAIWQWRKQVQFFAPHFNVYVPDLLFFGGSTTASSERSEIFQAESLGKLLVMELKLERFSIAGTSYGGFVAYRMAEMWPEKVDKVVIASSGLNLRKRDNEGLLKRAGLEKIEELMLPTNPGQLRTLVDLAVFKRLNMAPNFLLIDIINKLYSENRKEKMELLKGVTLGKDDNPHISRLQQEVLLLWGEHDQLFPLEMATELKQLLGEKVKLEVMKNTSHVPQIEAPLRFNNIVKSFLCGPSS; this is translated from the exons ATGCTCCCAATCCCGTCCTTCTTCAGCCTCGTGACCCTATGGGAGACCTACCTCCGCCGCTGCTTCACCGCCTCCGGCCTCTCCCCGCGGGCCGTCGAGGTCGACTCGGAGACCAAGACCACCATCCACTTCTGGGGCCCTGCCGTCAGGCCAGACCCCCAGAAGCCCTCCCTTGTTCTGGTCCATGGGTTCGGCCCTATCGCGATATGGCAGTGGAGGAAACAGGTCCAATTCTTTGCGCCGCACTTCAACGTCTACGTGCCCGACCTCCTCTTCTTTGGTGGTTCCACGACTGCATCATCTGAGCGGAGTGAGATTTTTCAG GCGGAGTCGCTGGGGAAACTGTTGGTCATGGAGCTGAAGCTGGAGAGGTTCTCCATCGCGGGGACTAGTTATGGAGGGTTCGTTGCCTACAGGATGGCCGAGATGTGGCCAGAGAAGGTGGACAAGGTGGTGATAGCGAGCTCCGGCTTGAACTTGAGGAAGAGAGACAACGAGGGCCTGTTAAAGAGGGCTGGCCTGGAGAAAATTGAGGAGCTCATGCTGCCAACCAATCCCGGCCAGCTGAGGACGCTTGTGGACCTCGCGGTGTTCAAGCGGCTCAACATGGCCCCTAACTTCCTCTTGATCGATATCATCAAT AAGCTGTATTCAGAGAATAGGAAGGAGAAAATGGAACTGCTGAAGGGAGTGACCCTTGGGAAAGATGACAATCCTCATATTTCTCGTCTTCAACAG GAAGTGTTGCTGTTATGGGGAGAGCACGACCAATTATTTCCACTAGAGATGGCCACTGAACTGAAGCA GCTTTTAGGGGAGAAGGTGAAATTGGAAGTGATGAAGAACACTTCACACGTCCCACAGATTGAAGCCCCTCTGCGGTTCAACAACATTGTGAAGAGTTTTTTATGTGGGCCCTCCTcctaa